From Mycobacterium sp. 050128, the proteins below share one genomic window:
- a CDS encoding class I SAM-dependent methyltransferase has translation MGITMPAFTPAQESLFLTLGGRALDSRLPHPFLGDTMADQILGETGYDLAKFPSLTTKLRDARTKVFDIAVRAKRLDEVVSCFVDRHPDAVVLDLGAGLDSRILRVTPPSTVGWYDVDFPQIVDLRRQLLPAQVSVHSIGADLTDPNWLDEVPADRPAVIVADGLVAFLRQDDFVSLLNRLTSHFPSGEIAFNLYTTGAVWATQHLGSLAAIRAGVVNPGFNDPRQLERWVAGLKLAEEIFLTRAPEVAELPFVMRLTSRLAAPSAAVSRMIGTTLVRYKF, from the coding sequence ATGGGCATCACGATGCCAGCGTTCACGCCAGCGCAGGAGAGCCTATTTCTCACACTGGGTGGCAGGGCGCTCGACAGCCGCTTGCCGCATCCGTTCCTCGGCGACACGATGGCCGACCAGATCCTTGGTGAAACCGGCTACGACCTCGCCAAGTTCCCCTCACTGACCACGAAGCTCCGAGACGCAAGGACGAAGGTCTTCGATATCGCGGTGCGGGCCAAGCGACTTGACGAGGTGGTGAGCTGCTTCGTCGACCGCCACCCGGACGCGGTCGTGCTGGATCTGGGCGCGGGTCTGGACAGCCGGATATTGCGGGTCACCCCGCCGTCCACGGTCGGCTGGTACGACGTCGACTTCCCGCAGATCGTCGACCTCCGTCGCCAGCTACTGCCGGCGCAGGTCAGCGTGCACAGCATCGGTGCTGACCTGACCGATCCGAACTGGCTCGACGAGGTCCCCGCCGACCGACCGGCCGTAATCGTCGCCGATGGCCTGGTCGCGTTCCTACGCCAGGACGATTTCGTGTCGCTGCTGAATCGACTCACCAGCCACTTCCCCAGCGGCGAAATTGCGTTCAATCTCTACACCACAGGGGCGGTCTGGGCGACTCAGCATTTGGGCAGCCTGGCCGCGATCCGCGCCGGGGTGGTCAACCCCGGGTTCAACGACCCTCGCCAACTCGAACGCTGGGTTGCAGGCCTCAAGCTGGCCGAGGAAATCTTCCTCACACGAGCACCCGAGGTCGCCGAACTCCCCTTTGTCATGCGGCTGACGTCGCGCCTAGCCGCCCCCAGCGCAGCGGTGTCCCGAATGATCGGCACCACCCTCGTGCGCTACAAGTTCTAA
- a CDS encoding TetR family transcriptional regulator — MRSVDLTAKARIRNAAVACFARDGFQKVNLRAIATAAGVSEALIFHHFGSKDGLRAACDEYVLDVLVGRARTAGRPTGMQDLLGIYLSNPEEYRLQVQYMARAIQDDVPAAGMFVDTMVEESEAIFRTGAADGVMRPSSDPRALAVLNLLVTLGLLTMGPPLARALGHEHFGPEVLQRMAVPTFELYTRGLYTDDTLPKTAQDAWPAARPPQKED; from the coding sequence GTGCGCTCAGTGGACCTGACAGCCAAGGCTAGGATCCGCAACGCGGCCGTGGCTTGCTTTGCGCGCGACGGTTTCCAGAAGGTGAATCTGCGTGCCATTGCGACAGCGGCAGGCGTCAGCGAGGCGTTGATCTTTCACCATTTCGGCAGCAAGGACGGGCTTCGGGCCGCCTGTGACGAGTACGTGCTGGACGTCCTTGTCGGGCGGGCCCGCACCGCGGGGCGTCCCACTGGAATGCAGGATCTCCTCGGCATCTACCTGTCGAACCCCGAGGAGTATCGGCTCCAGGTGCAATACATGGCCCGGGCGATCCAGGACGACGTGCCGGCCGCCGGCATGTTCGTCGACACGATGGTGGAGGAATCCGAGGCAATCTTTAGGACCGGCGCCGCCGACGGCGTCATGCGGCCGTCCTCGGATCCACGGGCTCTGGCGGTCCTGAATCTCCTTGTCACCCTTGGCCTATTGACGATGGGGCCCCCTTTGGCGCGTGCGCTCGGCCATGAGCACTTCGGTCCCGAGGTGCTACAGCGCATGGCAGTGCCAACCTTTGAGCTCTACACCCGCGGGCTCTACACCGACGACACACTCCCGAAAACCGCCCAGGACGCGTGGCCGGCTGCGCGTCCACCACAGAAGGAGGACTGA